The Parabacteroides sp. AD58 genome includes a window with the following:
- a CDS encoding outer membrane beta-barrel family protein, with product MRSLFTGLFLFFYCFCFAQKHTVKFYLKDEAAQPVENAVCKFIKDSKTIESISYTDSLGFSSTEVQKGDYLLSISMFGHILYEAPVEIAQDTDLGTVTVRSQALLLDNVTITAKRKSYKEHDGKLVFDVRSLPITENVTAVDALAYTPLVTLTSSGVEVAGNTGEIRVNGIKQEKGSSLLSYLNAVPLSEIERIEVHQGRTADMDASIEGGYVNIVMKNPSGFTGAIQATFGFNGVEGNDRPLFSENLNVSTIYGKGGLSLFANVAIGQAEPKGLKSITTSQIEQLYQEQKQESHTSNIRRQNIDASYGLNYTKGKHGFGIEGSLYGNLNSKSQREIAIQTALKDVLTTSQVEINEVPKVFSHSLTANYFFTPQKGKNKLHWLANFITNNDETQQDYFLYQPTSSQHQEYIGNKANSTMFYTQLSYSHQIIKPFSINVGTKYATTHRKNTNIFEIKDQYKNEDFYKYRENITSAYGNAQLSLDKWFMTVGLRMEYTDLKSYNTDIQQRYIDWFPSAVVSYKANEKVSIRLNYSRSVFRPPFALLNNYSIKTSEQVFSVGNPLLKAQKTDNIGLSFIFGRHILNFGWAYTPSPITNYIYSVQDTLYMTNINGGKQTTFDVSHSFGGKLFPFWHLSSNIGLQYIYLPESSYKQRILQGYASLRNTFSIGKAINISLNGNYASPWIMNDRKVEDRFNIDASIRYSIPKYNLSFILSGKNLVARRRTSSVTSNKYVLYQSWSETAPCSVTFGISWNFSGGKKKDVEYNAPQDYNMDKYRL from the coding sequence ATGAGATCTTTATTTACAGGCTTATTTTTATTTTTTTATTGCTTTTGTTTTGCTCAAAAGCATACAGTAAAATTTTATTTGAAAGATGAAGCAGCACAACCTGTCGAAAATGCAGTATGTAAATTTATAAAAGATTCAAAGACAATTGAATCCATCTCCTATACAGATAGTTTAGGCTTTTCATCGACTGAAGTTCAAAAAGGTGATTATCTGTTGTCCATTTCCATGTTCGGACATATATTATATGAAGCTCCAGTTGAAATAGCACAAGATACCGATTTAGGAACGGTAACAGTAAGGTCTCAGGCTCTTCTTTTGGATAATGTTACCATTACAGCTAAAAGGAAAAGTTACAAGGAGCATGATGGGAAATTGGTGTTTGATGTCCGGTCTTTACCAATTACGGAGAATGTCACAGCAGTTGATGCTTTAGCCTATACCCCTTTAGTCACACTTACCTCTTCAGGGGTAGAGGTAGCGGGCAACACTGGAGAGATTAGAGTAAATGGAATTAAACAGGAAAAAGGTTCATCATTGTTGTCTTACCTTAACGCTGTACCACTAAGCGAAATAGAACGTATTGAAGTGCACCAGGGAAGAACGGCTGATATGGATGCCTCAATAGAAGGAGGCTATGTGAATATTGTTATGAAAAATCCATCAGGTTTTACTGGAGCAATCCAAGCCACATTCGGTTTTAATGGAGTTGAAGGTAATGACCGACCATTATTTTCAGAGAATCTTAATGTAAGCACTATTTATGGAAAAGGAGGACTGTCGCTTTTTGCTAATGTTGCTATAGGTCAAGCCGAACCAAAAGGTTTAAAATCAATAACTACATCTCAAATCGAACAGTTGTACCAAGAACAAAAACAGGAAAGTCATACATCCAATATAAGGAGACAGAATATAGATGCAAGTTATGGCTTGAACTATACCAAGGGCAAACATGGGTTTGGTATAGAAGGATCTCTTTATGGTAATCTGAACAGCAAGAGTCAAAGAGAAATAGCTATCCAAACAGCATTAAAAGATGTTCTAACTACTTCGCAAGTGGAAATTAATGAAGTGCCAAAAGTCTTTTCTCACTCTTTGACAGCCAATTACTTTTTTACTCCTCAGAAAGGGAAGAACAAATTGCACTGGTTGGCAAATTTTATTACAAACAATGATGAAACCCAACAGGATTATTTCCTTTATCAACCTACATCATCCCAGCATCAGGAATATATAGGCAACAAAGCGAACTCTACCATGTTTTATACACAGTTATCATATTCTCACCAAATAATTAAACCTTTCAGCATCAATGTGGGTACAAAATATGCTACAACCCATCGAAAGAACACGAATATTTTTGAAATTAAGGATCAATATAAAAATGAAGACTTTTACAAGTATCGAGAGAATATTACATCCGCTTATGGCAATGCCCAGTTGTCCTTGGATAAATGGTTTATGACTGTAGGGCTAAGAATGGAATATACGGATTTAAAGTCTTACAATACTGATATTCAACAAAGGTATATAGATTGGTTTCCGTCTGCAGTTGTATCATATAAAGCAAACGAAAAGGTGTCTATCCGCCTTAATTACTCCAGAAGTGTGTTTCGCCCACCATTTGCTCTTTTGAATAACTATTCCATTAAAACATCTGAGCAGGTATTCTCTGTTGGAAATCCATTATTAAAGGCGCAAAAAACAGATAATATAGGACTGAGTTTTATCTTCGGAAGACATATTCTAAACTTTGGATGGGCCTACACTCCATCGCCTATCACAAACTATATATACAGCGTTCAAGATACATTGTATATGACTAATATAAATGGAGGAAAGCAAACGACTTTTGATGTGAGCCACAGTTTTGGAGGAAAATTATTTCCGTTTTGGCACCTCTCCTCTAATATTGGATTGCAATATATATATCTTCCGGAAAGCTCTTACAAGCAAAGAATTTTACAAGGTTATGCTTCTTTGCGTAATACATTTTCAATCGGCAAGGCAATTAACATCAGCTTGAATGGGAACTATGCCTCTCCTTGGATTATGAATGACAGAAAAGTTGAAGACAGATTTAACATAGATGCATCTATACGCTACTCTATTCCT